A window of the Henckelia pumila isolate YLH828 chromosome 3, ASM3356847v2, whole genome shotgun sequence genome harbors these coding sequences:
- the LOC140893027 gene encoding dirigent protein 22-like: MAKILQCYFIILSACILLCSIATGEETSYMKTSELKRRQLIRKKLTHFRVYWHDVVSGTNPTSVPIVRPKNFTGFGQINMIDNLLTTEPQLSSKVVGKAQGFYGLASQEEIGLLMAMNFVFTHGKYNGSTITIMGRNAIFNKVREMPVIGGSGLFRFASGYAQAKTHSFDLKNGDATVEYDVYVTHY, encoded by the coding sequence ATGGCTAAAATTCTCCAATGTTATTTCATAATCCTCTCGGCCTGCATCCTACTCTGCTCCATCGCCACCGGCGAAGAAACCTCCTACATGAAAACATCGGAACTCAAACGCAGACAACTGATCAGAAAGAAGCTCACCCATTTCCGAGTATACTGGCACGACGTAGTCAGCGGCACAAACCCAACATCCGTCCCAATCGTGAGACCCAAGAACTTCACTGGATTTGGGCAGATCAACATGATCGATAACCTACTGACCACAGAGCCCCAACTGAGCTCGAAAGTGGTCGGGAAAGCGCAGGGGTTTTATGGGCTAGCTTCGCAGGAAGAGATAGGATTGTTGATGGCCATGAATTTTGTGTTCACGCATGGGAAATACAACGGGAGTACGATCACTATAATGGGCAGGAATGCGATATTTAATAAGGTGAGGGAAATGCCTGTGATAGGGGGAAGTGGGCTCTTCCGATTTGCTTCCGGGTATGCTCAGGCCAAAACGCACAGTTTCGATCTGAAGAATGGAGATGCCACGGTTGAGTATGATGTGTATGTCACGCATTATTGA